One Fusobacterium ulcerans DNA segment encodes these proteins:
- a CDS encoding HU family DNA-binding protein, translated as MNKRRFAKVYRDLSNEKIDINRALKEIENFLKTIEEALIADGKIKFIEKGTFEILERKPRIISNPLTRELMTIYPKKSVKFTSSKKLNKKEAD; from the coding sequence GTGAATAAAAGAAGATTTGCAAAAGTATACAGGGACTTGAGCAATGAAAAGATTGATATAAATCGGGCATTAAAAGAGATAGAGAATTTTTTAAAAACAATAGAAGAAGCTTTGATAGCTGATGGAAAAATAAAGTTTATAGAAAAAGGAACTTTTGAAATATTGGAAAGAAAGCCAAGAATAATATCAAATCCACTAACAAGAGAATTGATGACAATATATCCCAAGAAAAGTGTAAAATTTACTTCTTCAAAAAAATTAAACAAAAAAGAAGCTGACTAA
- a CDS encoding class I SAM-dependent methyltransferase: MNKKIMKYLKGIHVEYTPSSKKFWDDEHISKFMLEAHINPDIENASRNHRFIEKSVEWITSLIPDMKGKKILDLGCGPGIYAEKFYEKGFEVTGIDFSKRSIEYAVNSAAEKNMKIEYKYMNYLEIDYENEFDMAVLIYCDFGVLSPEERKILLDKICKALKFGGILILDVFTEVFFREFEEKVEITYADRGFWSEIPYSCIQRNKIYKDTLTSLEQYIIITENDCECYNIWNHIFDKESVSIELKVGGFSEIRFFNNVAGEKGKEESPEFCIYAKKI, from the coding sequence ATGAATAAAAAAATAATGAAATACCTCAAAGGAATACATGTAGAATATACACCAAGCAGTAAAAAGTTTTGGGATGATGAGCATATATCTAAATTTATGTTGGAAGCTCATATTAATCCAGATATAGAAAATGCTTCAAGGAATCATAGATTTATAGAAAAATCAGTAGAATGGATAACTTCTTTGATACCAGATATGAAGGGAAAGAAGATTCTTGATTTAGGATGCGGTCCTGGAATATATGCAGAAAAGTTTTATGAAAAAGGATTTGAAGTGACAGGAATAGATTTTTCAAAGAGATCAATAGAGTATGCTGTAAACTCAGCAGCAGAAAAAAATATGAAGATAGAATATAAATATATGAACTATTTGGAAATAGATTATGAGAATGAATTTGATATGGCAGTTTTGATATACTGTGATTTTGGAGTACTTTCTCCAGAGGAAAGAAAAATTCTATTAGATAAAATATGCAAAGCTTTGAAATTTGGAGGAATACTAATTTTAGATGTATTTACAGAGGTCTTCTTTAGAGAGTTTGAAGAAAAAGTAGAGATAACATATGCAGATAGAGGATTTTGGAGTGAAATACCATATTCATGTATTCAGAGAAATAAAATATACAAAGATACATTGACATCTTTAGAGCAATATATAATTATAACAGAGAATGATTGTGAGTGTTATAATATTTGGAATCATATCTTTGATAAGGAATCTGTAAGTATAGAATTAAAAGTAGGAGGTTTTTCAGAAATTAGATTTTTTAATAATGTAGCAGGAGAAAAGGGAAAAGAAGAAAGTCCAGAATTTTGTATTTATGCTAAAAAAATATAA
- a CDS encoding Hpt domain-containing protein — MNYKEVLKEHGTDIEVTLLRFCQDEKLYKRFLERFFRGENVERIREIYKDEKYQELEIATHTYKGVCGNLGLSKLQKYFEEIREKIRKENYENLEELIEKALKEKKELGEALEKSRDWY; from the coding sequence ATGAATTATAAAGAGGTATTGAAGGAGCATGGAACTGATATTGAGGTGACATTGCTAAGATTTTGTCAAGATGAAAAGCTTTATAAAAGATTTTTAGAAAGATTTTTTAGAGGAGAAAATGTAGAAAGAATAAGAGAAATCTATAAAGATGAAAAATATCAAGAATTAGAAATAGCAACTCATACATATAAAGGAGTCTGTGGAAATTTAGGGTTATCTAAACTTCAGAAATATTTTGAAGAAATTAGAGAAAAAATTCGTAAGGAAAATTATGAAAATCTAGAGGAGTTAATAGAAAAAGCTTTAAAAGAAAAGAAAGAGTTGGGAGAAGCATTAGAAAAATCAAGAGATTGGTATTAA
- a CDS encoding two-component system response regulator: MPMKKMVLVIDDNYMNRLILKNILDSEYRVLQAENGEEALEILRKEKDNISAVLLDTVMPVMDGYAFLSEKLKDEELVHIPVIVTAQYEDEALEVEALSRGASDFLAKPYRPAIILHRLANIIKIRESSSFINKIEKDSLTGIYNKDFFYFKCTNFFKDIPQKNYYIVFADIERFKLVNDIYGSKQGDALLKYTADVIRDEIGENGICGRSEADHFLMCIVDVSNIKELLNNISKRVSEFNKNMNIVIHYGIYQVEDKNISIELMCDRAIIAASMVKNRYNIKYSYYDDSIRKKLLQEQIMINDMRPSLAEKRFKVYYQPKYDFKTEKIVGVEALVRWDHPQLGMISPGIFIELFEKSGFITEIDHFVWEEACKKLKEWKERKYENLSISVNVSRINLYNNNLPEILIDMVKKYNISPHSLHLEITESAYTENSEQIIEGVKRLKKIGFIIEMDDFGTGYSSLNMLSKLPIDILKLDMSFVHSIEKDKNSKIMLKVIMNLAKELNLVVVAEGVETEKQVDTL, translated from the coding sequence ATGCCGATGAAAAAAATGGTGTTGGTAATTGATGACAACTATATGAACCGGTTAATACTAAAAAATATATTAGATTCTGAATATAGAGTTTTGCAGGCAGAAAATGGAGAAGAAGCTCTGGAAATACTGAGAAAGGAAAAGGACAACATTTCAGCAGTGCTTCTTGATACTGTTATGCCAGTAATGGATGGCTATGCTTTTTTATCTGAAAAATTAAAAGATGAAGAATTAGTTCATATTCCTGTAATAGTGACAGCACAGTATGAGGATGAAGCCTTGGAAGTGGAAGCTTTATCAAGAGGGGCCTCAGATTTTTTGGCAAAGCCTTATAGACCAGCTATTATTCTTCATAGATTAGCTAATATCATTAAAATAAGGGAATCATCATCTTTTATAAATAAAATAGAAAAAGATAGTCTGACAGGTATATATAATAAAGATTTCTTTTATTTTAAATGTACTAATTTTTTTAAAGACATTCCACAAAAAAATTATTATATAGTTTTTGCTGATATAGAAAGATTTAAACTTGTAAATGATATATATGGAAGTAAACAGGGAGATGCCCTTCTTAAATATACAGCAGATGTAATCAGAGATGAAATAGGGGAAAACGGAATCTGTGGAAGGTCAGAGGCAGATCATTTTCTTATGTGCATTGTAGATGTATCAAATATAAAAGAACTTTTAAATAATATATCTAAAAGAGTATCAGAGTTTAATAAAAATATGAATATTGTTATACACTATGGAATATATCAAGTGGAGGATAAAAATATTTCCATTGAACTTATGTGTGACAGAGCTATAATTGCTGCAAGTATGGTAAAAAACAGATATAATATCAAGTATTCATATTATGATGATTCTATTCGTAAAAAACTTCTTCAAGAGCAGATAATGATAAATGATATGAGGCCATCTCTTGCTGAAAAAAGATTTAAGGTATATTATCAGCCTAAATATGATTTTAAAACTGAAAAAATAGTAGGAGTAGAAGCTCTGGTAAGATGGGATCATCCTCAATTGGGAATGATATCTCCAGGAATATTTATAGAACTTTTTGAAAAGAGTGGGTTTATCACAGAGATAGATCATTTTGTGTGGGAGGAAGCTTGTAAAAAGTTAAAAGAATGGAAAGAAAGGAAATATGAAAACTTATCAATTTCAGTAAATGTATCTCGTATAAATCTATATAACAACAATCTTCCTGAAATATTGATAGATATGGTAAAAAAATATAATATATCTCCCCATTCTCTACATCTTGAAATAACAGAGTCAGCTTATACAGAAAATTCAGAGCAGATAATAGAAGGAGTGAAAAGACTTAAAAAAATTGGATTTATCATAGAAATGGATGATTTTGGAACTGGGTATTCCTCTTTGAATATGCTATCAAAGCTTCCTATCGATATCTTAAAATTAGATATGAGCTTTGTACACAGCATAGAAAAAGATAAAAATAGTAAAATAATGCTTAAAGTAATAATGAATCTGGCTAAAGAGCTCAATCTGGTGGTGGTAGCAGAGGGAGTGGAAACAGAAAAACAGGTGGATACTCTTTAA
- the ilvD gene encoding dihydroxy-acid dehydratase, with amino-acid sequence MRSKKVYEGPNRIEARALLYATGKLEKEVGKKPLIGVVNSFNEIVPGHFHLRTIAEAAKLGVASAGGIPVEFPAIAICDGIAMSHEGMRYPLASRELIADSIEAMTLAHGLDGLVLIANCDKIVPAMMMAALRLNIPAILVSGGPMATGHYRGKPADYSTCIEKIASYKLGEMDESEMEEYAHSACPSCGSCAGMFTANSMNCLSEVLGLALPGNGTIPSYYGERIALAKLSGERVVDLVKEDIKPRDIVSKESFYNAITVDMAIAGSTNTTLHLPAIAHEADIEISLELFDEISKKTPNLCHISPSGDSFMFDFYIAGGIPAVMNELNKKNLLNCNTINVNGKTLGENIKSISVKDYDVIRDINNPYNIEGGIAILKGNIAPDGCVVKAAAVCPEMMIHTGPAKVYTSMEGAAESIFNGDVKKGNIVVIKYEGPKGGPGMREMLSPTAAIVGMHLDKDVALITDGRFSGATRGAAIGHISPEAMEGGVFSIIEDGDIITIDIKNRSINLEVKDDIIKERIKNWKKPVLKVKKGYLVRYSRMVSSANKGAVVE; translated from the coding sequence ATGCGTAGTAAAAAAGTTTATGAAGGTCCTAATAGAATAGAGGCAAGAGCTCTATTATATGCAACAGGAAAATTAGAAAAAGAAGTTGGAAAAAAACCTTTAATTGGAGTAGTTAATTCATTTAATGAAATAGTTCCTGGACATTTTCATTTAAGAACAATAGCAGAAGCTGCTAAACTAGGAGTAGCATCAGCAGGAGGAATTCCAGTTGAATTTCCTGCAATAGCAATATGTGATGGAATAGCAATGAGTCATGAAGGAATGAGATACCCATTAGCTTCAAGAGAACTTATAGCAGATAGTATTGAAGCTATGACACTAGCACACGGTTTAGATGGGCTTGTATTGATAGCAAACTGTGATAAAATTGTTCCTGCCATGATGATGGCTGCTTTAAGACTTAATATCCCCGCTATTTTAGTAAGTGGAGGTCCAATGGCAACAGGTCATTATAGAGGAAAACCAGCAGACTACAGCACATGTATAGAAAAAATAGCATCATATAAACTTGGAGAAATGGATGAAAGTGAAATGGAAGAATATGCACACTCAGCATGTCCTTCATGTGGTTCATGTGCTGGAATGTTTACAGCAAATAGTATGAACTGTCTATCTGAAGTATTAGGTCTTGCATTACCAGGAAACGGAACTATTCCTTCATATTACGGTGAAAGAATAGCTTTAGCAAAACTTAGTGGGGAAAGAGTTGTTGATCTTGTCAAAGAAGATATAAAACCTAGAGATATTGTCAGCAAAGAATCTTTCTACAACGCTATAACTGTTGATATGGCAATTGCTGGATCAACTAACACTACTCTCCACTTACCTGCAATCGCTCATGAAGCTGATATTGAAATTAGTTTAGAACTATTTGATGAGATATCTAAAAAAACTCCAAATTTATGTCATATAAGTCCATCTGGAGATAGTTTTATGTTTGATTTTTACATCGCTGGAGGCATTCCAGCAGTAATGAATGAATTAAATAAGAAAAATCTATTAAATTGTAATACAATTAATGTAAATGGAAAAACTTTAGGAGAAAATATAAAATCAATATCTGTTAAGGATTATGATGTTATAAGAGATATTAATAATCCTTATAATATTGAAGGAGGAATAGCTATATTAAAAGGAAATATTGCTCCTGATGGTTGTGTCGTTAAAGCCGCAGCTGTTTGTCCTGAAATGATGATACACACAGGTCCTGCCAAAGTTTATACAAGTATGGAAGGAGCAGCTGAAAGTATTTTTAATGGGGATGTAAAAAAAGGTAATATTGTTGTAATAAAATATGAAGGCCCTAAAGGTGGTCCTGGAATGAGAGAAATGCTTAGCCCAACAGCTGCAATTGTAGGAATGCATTTAGACAAAGATGTCGCTTTAATTACAGATGGAAGATTTTCAGGTGCAACAAGAGGAGCTGCAATAGGTCATATTTCTCCTGAAGCTATGGAAGGAGGTGTCTTCTCTATTATTGAAGATGGAGATATTATTACTATAGATATTAAAAATAGAAGTATAAATCTAGAAGTTAAAGATGATATAATAAAAGAAAGAATAAAAAATTGGAAAAAACCAGTTCTAAAAGTCAAAAAAGGTTATTTAGTAAGATATTCTAGAATGGTATCATCTGCAAATAAAGGAGCTGTTGTAGAATAA
- a CDS encoding Cof-type HAD-IIB family hydrolase, producing the protein MKKYKMIFSDIDGTLLDSTHQVRENTKKKIKEIEKKGIPFILVSARMPEGIYTIQKAADLESPIVAYSGGLVLDTDRKIIKSNGMSQKKADEITGYIKEKWNNMCISIYSGSLWISFNRSDCWIRQEEEITTLKCIEGNFIDILENNTDVHKIMCMGDPEKIAEIENILKIKYPELSVYRSKDTYLEIMDGKTLKSNAVKVLCEIKNISIEETISFGDNFNDIDMLTATGMGVAMGNAPDEVKKYADKITLDNDSEGLLHMLEKLGM; encoded by the coding sequence ATGAAAAAATATAAGATGATATTCAGCGATATAGATGGAACTCTTCTGGACTCAACACATCAAGTAAGAGAAAATACAAAGAAAAAAATAAAGGAAATAGAAAAAAAAGGAATACCCTTTATTTTAGTATCAGCAAGAATGCCAGAGGGAATATATACAATACAGAAGGCTGCTGATTTAGAATCGCCAATAGTTGCATATAGCGGAGGACTGGTATTAGATACAGACAGAAAAATTATCAAAAGTAATGGAATGAGTCAAAAAAAAGCTGATGAGATAACAGGATATATTAAAGAGAAATGGAATAATATGTGTATAAGTATTTATTCAGGAAGTTTGTGGATATCTTTTAATAGAAGCGACTGCTGGATAAGGCAAGAAGAAGAGATAACTACGCTGAAATGTATTGAGGGTAACTTTATAGATATTCTTGAAAATAATACTGATGTACATAAAATAATGTGTATGGGCGACCCTGAAAAGATAGCTGAAATAGAAAATATATTAAAGATAAAATACCCTGAACTTTCAGTGTACAGATCAAAAGATACATATTTAGAGATAATGGATGGAAAAACTTTAAAATCTAATGCTGTAAAAGTATTATGTGAGATAAAAAATATTTCTATTGAAGAGACAATCTCTTTTGGAGATAATTTCAACGATATAGATATGCTTACAGCAACTGGAATGGGTGTAGCTATGGGCAATGCTCCTGACGAGGTAAAAAAATATGCTGATAAAATAACTTTGGATAATGACAGTGAGGGACTTTTACATATGCTTGAAAAACTTGGAATGTAA
- a CDS encoding lactate utilization protein — protein sequence MTVKEMRDSLRGEQLVKALKSRNMEAYLVDTKEDALKKALELIPEGSSIGWGGSASIEEIGLKSAVKNGKYAVIDREQSSSKEEAEKLMRDIFFCDYFLASSNAVSEDGILVNIDGNSNRVAALCYGPKHVVMIIGMNKVVKSVEDAMSRARNTAAPLNAQRFDIDTPCKKTGCCYDCKKPDTVCCQILITRYSRHVGRIKVILVKEDLGF from the coding sequence ATGACAGTAAAGGAAATGAGAGATTCTCTACGTGGAGAGCAGTTAGTCAAAGCTTTGAAATCAAGAAATATGGAGGCATATCTTGTAGACACAAAAGAAGATGCTTTGAAAAAAGCTCTTGAACTTATCCCAGAAGGAAGCAGTATAGGCTGGGGAGGATCAGCAAGTATAGAGGAAATAGGTTTGAAATCTGCTGTAAAGAATGGAAAATATGCTGTAATTGACAGAGAGCAGAGTTCTTCTAAAGAGGAAGCTGAAAAACTTATGCGTGATATTTTCTTTTGTGATTACTTTCTTGCCAGCAGTAATGCTGTTTCAGAAGATGGGATTCTGGTTAATATAGATGGAAATTCAAATAGAGTAGCAGCTCTATGCTATGGACCAAAGCATGTGGTGATGATAATAGGAATGAACAAGGTTGTAAAAAGTGTAGAAGATGCAATGTCTCGTGCAAGAAATACGGCTGCACCCCTTAATGCTCAGAGATTTGATATAGACACTCCTTGTAAAAAAACTGGATGCTGCTACGACTGTAAAAAACCAGATACAGTATGCTGCCAGATATTAATTACACGTTACAGCAGACATGTAGGAAGAATAAAAGTAATTTTAGTAAAAGAAGATTTAGGATTTTAA
- a CDS encoding HU family DNA-binding protein, which yields MTETEFIKFYKERNGLKSKKEAKEKIDNFWKALFKAIDEDKKVVFKNWGIFEEKDVKSRKIVIPKHPKEIYTQPKKVLKFRAGEGLKNSVSRRGESSE from the coding sequence ATGACAGAGACAGAATTTATTAAATTTTATAAAGAAAGAAATGGACTTAAAAGTAAGAAAGAAGCGAAAGAAAAAATAGATAATTTCTGGAAGGCATTATTTAAAGCTATAGATGAAGATAAAAAAGTAGTATTTAAGAATTGGGGAATATTTGAAGAAAAAGATGTAAAATCAAGAAAAATAGTGATTCCAAAGCATCCAAAAGAGATATATACTCAACCTAAAAAAGTATTAAAATTTAGAGCAGGAGAAGGATTAAAAAACTCAGTGAGCAGAAGAGGTGAAAGCAGTGAATAA
- a CDS encoding diguanylate cyclase produces the protein MGCQYAQGYYYSPPVSEEKLDQMFIEDKTIISSGKIEDLLNLDDKELVKVVGSEGIDLNIKNMIFDLKYHSQHDPLTGLLNRREMKSRVNKLLENGDVEGTFIIIDVDNFKKINDVQGHVKGDEILKKIAESLRKSFLEIDDISRIGGDEFVVFALGDISKEKLEEKMNKFFELIKDAEITCSAGVCKTSHRDDYDSLYYNADMALISAKISGKNKYKVFTEGMQKYSPINHLKNVEWMLDQIFDMVFISDAETSEIMYINQPACEKFGKKREECLGEKCHTLMWHSPTPCGRCSKISNCKNGFYNEETELNDGTPVQIKAKVVEWGGNKYKIHYLNKKI, from the coding sequence ATGGGATGTCAGTATGCACAGGGGTATTATTATTCTCCTCCTGTATCAGAAGAAAAATTAGATCAGATGTTTATTGAAGATAAGACTATCATTTCTTCAGGGAAAATAGAGGATCTTTTAAATTTAGATGATAAAGAATTAGTTAAAGTAGTAGGTTCAGAAGGAATTGATTTGAATATAAAAAATATGATTTTTGATTTAAAATATCATTCACAGCACGATCCACTCACTGGACTGTTGAATAGAAGAGAGATGAAATCAAGAGTGAACAAGCTATTGGAAAATGGCGATGTAGAAGGAACTTTTATTATAATTGATGTTGATAATTTCAAAAAAATAAATGATGTGCAAGGGCATGTAAAGGGAGATGAAATTCTTAAAAAGATAGCAGAAAGTTTGAGAAAAAGCTTTTTGGAAATAGATGATATCTCAAGGATAGGTGGAGATGAATTTGTGGTATTTGCTCTGGGAGATATATCTAAAGAAAAATTAGAAGAAAAGATGAATAAATTTTTTGAACTGATAAAAGATGCAGAGATAACATGTTCGGCTGGAGTATGTAAAACTTCCCATAGAGATGACTATGATTCACTGTACTACAATGCAGATATGGCATTGATATCAGCTAAGATTTCAGGAAAGAATAAATATAAAGTATTTACAGAGGGAATGCAAAAATATTCTCCTATCAACCATTTAAAAAATGTAGAATGGATGCTGGATCAAATTTTTGATATGGTCTTTATATCTGATGCAGAGACTTCTGAAATAATGTATATCAATCAACCTGCTTGTGAAAAATTTGGAAAGAAAAGAGAAGAGTGCTTGGGAGAAAAATGTCATACTCTTATGTGGCATTCTCCAACACCATGTGGAAGATGCTCTAAAATAAGTAATTGTAAAAATGGATTCTACAATGAAGAAACAGAACTTAATGATGGAACACCAGTTCAAATTAAAGCTAAAGTAGTTGAATGGGGAGGAAATAAATATAAGATTCATTATTTGAATAAAAAAATATGA
- a CDS encoding FadR/GntR family transcriptional regulator, protein MYDNDKENLTRKDVMKFLINLIKERKFKASQKLYSENFIAHKLGINRSMVHEVYTALECMGILECIHGKGTYLKQVDNSVLNSPLCILAFLLEGDPLQTLDFRRIIEIGIVEKVIQQITTEDINKMYEAIENIKNTDDYMEASKNDILIHSIYVNSIDNELISFVYNMSVTYITYISNDNWKKILLSEKQKFKKAQIAQHFNIIKSLEERNVKKCKKYILEHITYIGDILMK, encoded by the coding sequence TTGTATGATAATGATAAAGAAAATTTAACTAGAAAAGATGTTATGAAATTTTTAATTAATTTAATTAAAGAAAGAAAATTTAAAGCTTCACAAAAATTATATTCTGAAAATTTTATTGCCCATAAACTTGGCATAAATCGTTCTATGGTACATGAAGTGTATACAGCTTTAGAATGTATGGGAATACTTGAATGTATTCATGGAAAAGGAACTTATTTAAAACAGGTAGATAACAGTGTTTTGAATTCTCCTTTGTGTATATTAGCATTTTTACTAGAAGGTGATCCTTTACAAACATTAGATTTTAGAAGAATTATTGAAATAGGAATAGTAGAAAAAGTTATACAGCAAATAACCACAGAAGATATTAATAAAATGTATGAAGCAATTGAAAATATTAAAAATACAGATGATTATATGGAAGCAAGTAAAAATGATATATTAATTCATTCCATTTATGTAAATTCCATTGATAATGAATTAATTTCTTTTGTATATAATATGAGCGTTACATACATTACATACATATCAAATGATAACTGGAAAAAAATTCTATTATCAGAAAAACAGAAATTTAAAAAAGCTCAAATTGCACAGCATTTTAATATTATAAAATCATTAGAAGAGCGCAATGTAAAGAAATGTAAAAAGTATATTTTAGAACATATTACTTATATTGGAGATATTCTTATGAAATGA
- a CDS encoding flavodoxin family protein has translation MKVLILNGSPRMNGNTRTALKAIESGIDTLSNQVEFVDITKYKLSGCTGCNSCHTNGGTCIIKDDCIPLVEKICEADTVIFGSAVYWWGITAQLKMLIDKMYFKNAILPKQKKNIGIVAVGADEVNGEQYDLISRQFKCICEYLDWNLVINEAISAGDIGDMAKQIERIKELKEIGRRLK, from the coding sequence ATGAAAGTTTTGATATTAAATGGAAGTCCAAGAATGAATGGAAATACTAGAACTGCTCTAAAAGCTATTGAATCTGGAATAGATACTTTATCTAATCAAGTAGAATTTGTAGATATAACAAAATACAAATTGAGTGGGTGTACAGGATGTAACAGCTGTCATACTAATGGTGGAACTTGTATTATAAAAGATGATTGTATTCCTCTGGTAGAAAAAATATGTGAAGCTGATACTGTAATATTTGGTTCAGCTGTTTACTGGTGGGGAATAACTGCTCAGCTTAAAATGCTCATTGATAAAATGTATTTCAAAAATGCAATTCTTCCTAAACAAAAGAAAAATATAGGAATAGTAGCAGTTGGAGCTGATGAAGTAAATGGGGAACAGTATGATCTTATCAGCAGACAATTCAAATGTATCTGCGAATATTTAGACTGGAACCTTGTTATAAATGAAGCTATCTCTGCTGGCGATATAGGAGATATGGCTAAACAAATTGAAAGAATCAAAGAATTAAAAGAAATTGGAAGAAGGCTAAAATAA
- a CDS encoding DeoR/GlpR family DNA-binding transcription regulator, with translation MYQEERIYEILKMLKNKKTLSIHEIISIFEISRDTARRDIVKLVNEGLALRTHGGITIPEFQTEIYSYQKRIPENIEIKSLLAEKAAMYIENKKICFLDVSTTIEGMCSYIPENIHVYTHSLDNMDRLSEKQCAVHIFGGTLNKENRFFYGNDTLEQIKRVHFDAAFLGGAAIHSDGVYVEDNEDAAIKNIVSQRADFVCVLVDNSKFFKKSHFKGIEFENIDMIMTNGDIPKEIAGKIEKYGIEIRIVHIGGKDEKI, from the coding sequence ATGTATCAAGAAGAAAGAATATATGAAATATTGAAAATGCTGAAGAATAAAAAAACATTATCTATTCATGAAATAATAAGTATATTTGAAATATCAAGAGATACTGCCAGAAGAGATATTGTAAAACTTGTAAATGAAGGGTTAGCTTTGAGAACCCATGGAGGGATAACCATACCAGAGTTTCAGACAGAAATATATTCTTACCAAAAAAGAATTCCTGAAAACATTGAAATAAAAAGTCTTCTTGCAGAAAAAGCAGCAATGTACATAGAAAATAAAAAAATATGTTTTTTAGATGTATCAACCACTATTGAAGGTATGTGCAGCTATATACCAGAAAATATTCATGTTTATACACATTCACTAGATAATATGGATAGACTTTCAGAGAAACAGTGTGCTGTACATATATTTGGTGGAACATTGAACAAAGAAAATAGATTTTTTTATGGAAATGATACTTTGGAACAGATCAAAAGAGTGCATTTTGATGCCGCTTTTTTAGGTGGAGCTGCCATTCATTCTGATGGAGTGTATGTGGAAGATAATGAAGATGCTGCTATAAAAAATATAGTTTCTCAAAGAGCAGATTTTGTATGTGTTTTAGTGGACAATAGTAAGTTTTTTAAAAAAAGCCATTTTAAAGGGATAGAATTTGAAAATATAGATATGATTATGACAAATGGAGATATTCCTAAAGAAATAGCTGGAAAGATAGAAAAATATGGTATTGAGATTCGAATAGTTCATATAGGGGGAAAAGATGAAAAAATATAA